One genomic segment of Photobacterium sp. DA100 includes these proteins:
- the iscX gene encoding Fe-S cluster assembly protein IscX translates to MGLKWIDSRDLAIELSELHPDVDPVTIRFTDLREWILALDDFDDDPSHCSERVLEAVQMYWIEEAD, encoded by the coding sequence ATGGGCCTAAAATGGATAGATTCACGGGACTTGGCAATTGAGCTTTCTGAACTGCACCCTGATGTTGATCCGGTGACGATCCGCTTTACCGATTTGAGAGAGTGGATTTTGGCGCTGGATGACTTTGACGATGATCCCAGCCATTGCAGTGAGCGCGTGCTGGAAGCCGTCCAGATGTACTGGATTGAAGAGGCTGACTGA
- the fdx gene encoding ISC system 2Fe-2S type ferredoxin: protein MPKIVVLPHDELCPEGAVLEAQEGETILDVALRNGIGIEHACEKSCACTTCHCIVREGFDSLEESDELEDDMLDKAWGLEPESRLSCQAKVADEDLVVEIPKYTLNLASENH from the coding sequence ATGCCTAAAATTGTTGTATTACCCCATGATGAGCTTTGCCCGGAAGGGGCAGTGCTAGAAGCGCAAGAAGGCGAGACGATTCTTGACGTGGCACTGCGCAACGGTATTGGCATTGAACATGCGTGTGAAAAATCCTGTGCCTGCACCACGTGTCACTGTATCGTCCGTGAAGGCTTTGACTCACTGGAAGAAAGTGATGAGCTGGAGGATGACATGTTGGATAAAGCATGGGGACTGGAGCCTGAATCGCGTTTGAGTTGTCAGGCCAAAGTTGCTGATGAAGATTTGGTGGTGGAAATTCCGAAGTACACCCTGAACCTGGCATCGGAAAACCACTAA